In Helianthus annuus cultivar XRQ/B chromosome 3, HanXRQr2.0-SUNRISE, whole genome shotgun sequence, a single window of DNA contains:
- the LOC110931587 gene encoding uncharacterized protein LOC110931587: MDFRKRFTQSDVKKDKAAIAYLFQAIPEDCIASCKIAKEIWENLKTRHVGVDRVQKAPWHTLMLEFELMQMKDDDIVDSFSTKINNVVTRASELGTTPSQPTLVRKLLNVVPDKFTQIVAFMEQYSDLETMTLEKVVGRLKTNEERLRLKKGSPGHSQDKLMFTHHDNNSGRGRQFGNRGHGRFNQPRENWQDNKDKQSTKNEGSSYRPRGGNSRNWRKFGRNQTDTSKIQCFKCQKFRHFKKDCPEKEVVQEHSNLFEEDEALVLLMTIQEENLFRKKVMLNEERLEPARYTTEDESL; this comes from the coding sequence ATGGACTTTAGGAAACGATTTACACAATCGGATGTTAAGAAAGATAAGGCGGCAATTGCTTATCTGTTCCAAGCAATACCGGAAGAttgtattgcaagttgcaagATTGCAAAGGAAATTTGGGAAAATTTAAAGACAAGACACGTTGGTGTTGATCGGGTACAAAAGGCTCCCTGGCATACACTAATGTTAGAATTCGAATTAATGCAAATGAAAGATGATGACATTGTGGACTCTTTCTCCACAAAGATAAACAATGTTGTTACACGGGCAAGTGAATTAGGGACAACACCGAGTCAACCGACTCTGGTACGCAAACTCCTAAATGTCGTGCCAGATAAGTTTACTCAGATTGTCGCATTCATGGAACAATACTCCGATCTAGAAACAATGACGCTAGAAAAAGTAGTCGGAAGGTTAAAGACTAATGAAGAAAGGCTAAGGTTAAAGAAAGGAAGCCCAGGACATAGCCAAGATAAATTGATGTTTACACATCATGACAACAACTCAGGCAGAGGAAGACAGTTTGGAAACCGCGGGCATGGCAGGTTCAACCAACCGCGTGAAAACTGGCAAGACAATAAAGACAAGCAAAGCACTAAGAATGAAGGATCTTCATACAGACCTAGAGGTGGAAATTCCAGGAATTGGAGGAAGTTTGGAAGGAACCAAACAGACACAAGTAAGATTCAGTGCTTCAAGTGTCAAAAGTTCAGACATTTTAAGAAAGACTGTCCCGAGAAAGAAGTCGTGCAAGAACACTCAAATCTCTTCGAGGAAGACGAAGCACTCGTATTGCTAATGACAATACAAGAAGAAAACTTGTTTAGGAAAAAGGTTATGTTAAACGAAGAACGCTTAGAACCGGCAAGGTACACCACAGAAGATGAAAGTCTATAG
- the LOC110929162 gene encoding receptor-like protein 43 isoform X1, with the protein MGNLKLVYSFFLFFIGFSFSSSMNSNHKCPDEQRDALLLLKQNISSVKRLYVQDNSLYVCKDLNDRIRINWKKSIDCCDWIGITCNNFTGDVISLNLKCGMLQGVLEMDTLLSNLPKLEAVDISYSGLSIVTKNDAHYVNPDLYELSLAACNLTMIPDFLRDMKNLRVLDLSGNYISGHIPTWAGEIGGNNLIYLDLSDNFITGLSEFRSDGLQYLYLHLNLINGPLPPWICNKKHLKYLDISQNGITEMDAQCLQNISSSLVSLNVYGNMIQGPFPTTICSMGNLMYLDMSYNSFFGVIPECLKNISSSLVSLMVHSNMIQGPFPTTICNMRSLLYLDMSNNSFHGEIPQCFGNVISSLALIDLGANEFHGTIPKLNGSCEFLDVLKLNKNKLEGEVPSFLCNCRSLKILHLEHNQLNGKFPHWLGDLQQLQVLILRSNKLHGTIEASSTSDFVFPSLRIFDISNNRFVGRIPGKYFENFNAIKDMEKDPKTKFVNISGLHYYSIIPLKGSQFSYTSFYMTLLLLSIDLSSNRFEGEIPNIICNLKSLMVLNLSNNNLSGQIPYALGNLVAMEALDLSRNQLEGEIPQSVKNLNFLSSFNLSQNHLVGRIPVGTQLQSFAEDAFYGNPGLCGAPLTIQCIEAKKEEWIYMEPVMLGLGCGTLLGVVWGYRMLSTGRPKWFSAIADVGGHTRRKKRKQVHIRKRN; encoded by the exons ATGGGTAATTTAAAGTTGGTCtactctttttttctttttttcatcggtttttctttttcatcttctATGAATAGCAATCATAAATGCCCTGATGAACAGAGGGATGCCTTACTTCTCCTTAAACAAAACATTTCATCCGTTAAACGATTATACGTGCAAGACAACTCACTTTACGTTTGTAAAGATTTGAATGATCGGATTAGGATAAACTGGAAAAAGAGTATAGATTGTTGCGATTGGATTGGGATCACTTGCAATAACTTCACCGGAGACGTTATCAGTCTTAACCTTAAATGTGGCATGCTACAAG GTGTATTGGAAATGGATACATTGTTATCTAACCTTCCAAAGCTTGAAGCAGTTGATATCTCTTATAGCGGCTTATCTATTGTGACAAAAAATGATGCTCATTATGTGAACCCAGATCTTTATGAGTTAAGCTTGGCTGCTTGCAATCTGACCATGATTCCAGATTTCTTACGAGACATGAAAAATCTTCGAGTTTTAGATCTATCTGGGAACTATATATCGGGTCACATTCCTACTTGGGCTGGGGAGATTGGAGGAAATAACTTGATTTATTTGGACCTCTCAGATAACTTCATAACAGGCCTCTCAGAATTCAGGTCAGATGGATTGCAATATTTGTATCTGCATCTCAACCTAATTAACGGACCACTTCCCCCTTGGATATGCAACAAGAAGCACCTTAAGTATTTGGATATATCACAGAATGGCATTACCGAAATGGATGCACAATGCTTGCAAAATATAAGCTCCTCTTTAGTGTCTCTGAATGTCTATggaaacatgattcaaggaccaTTTCCTACGACAATTTGCAGCATGGGCAATTTAATGTATTTAGATATGTCCTATAATAGTTTTTTTGGAGTGATTCCAGAGTGCCTGAAAAATATCAGCTCGTCTCTAGTGTCTCTCATGGTCCACTCCAACATGATTCAAGGACCATTTCCTACGACAATTTGTAACATGCGCAGTTTATTGTATTTGGATATGTCTAATAATAGCTTTCATGGAGAGATTCCACAGTGCTTTGGAAATGTCATCTCCTCACTTGCACTGATAGATCTAGGGGCAAACGAATTCCATGGCACCATTCCGAAACTTAATGGGTCTTGTGAATTTTTAGATGTGCTTaaattaaacaaaaataaattaGAAGGAGAGGTGCCAAGTTTCTTGTGCAACTGTCGATCCTTGAAAATACTTCACCTAGAACACAACCAGTTAAATGGCAAATTCCCTCATTGGTTAGGAGATCTTCAACAGTTGCAGGTTCTTATCCTCAGATCAAACAAGTTACATGGTACCATTGAAGCCTCTTCTACATCTGATTTCGTATTTCCTAGTTTGCGTATTTTCGACATATCTAATAATAGATTTGTAGGTCGTATTCCtggaaaatattttgaaaattttaatgCCATCAAGGACATGGAGAAGGACCCAAAAACGAAATTTGTGAATATTAGTGGCTTACATTATTACTCTATTATTCCTTTGAAAGGTTCACAATTCTCATATACAAGCTTTTACATGACATTATTACTTCTTAGTATTGATCTATCCAGTAACAGATTTGAAGGAGAGATTCCCAACATCATTTGTAACCTTAAATCGTTGATGGTGCTCAACTTATCCAATAATAACCTCAGTGGTCAAATACCATATGCTCTAGGAAATCTGGTCGCTATGGAAGCATTAGACCTATCCAGGAACCAACTCGAAGGAGAAATCCCTCAAAGCGTTAAGAACTTGAACTTTCTATCATCCTTCAACCTCTCACAAAACCATCTTGTGGGGCGTATTCCAGTAGGAACCCAACTTCAGTCATTTGCAGAAGACGCGTTTTATGGCAATCCAGGACTCTGTGGGGCTCCATTAACCATACAATGTATTGAAGCCAAGAAAGAAGAGTGGATTTACATGGAACCCGTGATGCTGGGACTAGGATGTGGAACTCTACTTGGAGTGGTGTGGGGATATCGCATGTTGTCAACCGGAAGACCAAAATGGTTTAGTGCAATTGCTGATGTGGGAGGGCATACAAGACGAAAGAAGAGAAAACAAGTACATATCAGGAAAAGAAATTAG
- the LOC110929162 gene encoding receptor-like protein 43 isoform X3, with translation MDTLLSNLPKLEAVDISYSGLSIVTKNDAHYVNPDLYELSLAACNLTMIPDFLRDMKNLRVLDLSGNYISGHIPTWAGEIGGNNLIYLDLSDNFITGLSEFRSDGLQYLYLHLNLINGPLPPWICNKKHLKYLDISQNGITEMDAQCLQNISSSLVSLNVYGNMIQGPFPTTICSMGNLMYLDMSYNSFFGVIPECLKNISSSLVSLMVHSNMIQGPFPTTICNMRSLLYLDMSNNSFHGEIPQCFGNVISSLALIDLGANEFHGTIPKLNGSCEFLDVLKLNKNKLEGEVPSFLCNCRSLKILHLEHNQLNGKFPHWLGDLQQLQVLILRSNKLHGTIEASSTSDFVFPSLRIFDISNNRFVGRIPGKYFENFNAIKDMEKDPKTKFVNISGLHYYSIIPLKGSQFSYTSFYMTLLLLSIDLSSNRFEGEIPNIICNLKSLMVLNLSNNNLSGQIPYALGNLVAMEALDLSRNQLEGEIPQSVKNLNFLSSFNLSQNHLVGRIPVGTQLQSFAEDAFYGNPGLCGAPLTIQCIEAKKEEWIYMEPVMLGLGCGTLLGVVWGYRMLSTGRPKWFSAIADVGGHTRRKKRKQVHIRKRN, from the coding sequence ATGGATACATTGTTATCTAACCTTCCAAAGCTTGAAGCAGTTGATATCTCTTATAGCGGCTTATCTATTGTGACAAAAAATGATGCTCATTATGTGAACCCAGATCTTTATGAGTTAAGCTTGGCTGCTTGCAATCTGACCATGATTCCAGATTTCTTACGAGACATGAAAAATCTTCGAGTTTTAGATCTATCTGGGAACTATATATCGGGTCACATTCCTACTTGGGCTGGGGAGATTGGAGGAAATAACTTGATTTATTTGGACCTCTCAGATAACTTCATAACAGGCCTCTCAGAATTCAGGTCAGATGGATTGCAATATTTGTATCTGCATCTCAACCTAATTAACGGACCACTTCCCCCTTGGATATGCAACAAGAAGCACCTTAAGTATTTGGATATATCACAGAATGGCATTACCGAAATGGATGCACAATGCTTGCAAAATATAAGCTCCTCTTTAGTGTCTCTGAATGTCTATggaaacatgattcaaggaccaTTTCCTACGACAATTTGCAGCATGGGCAATTTAATGTATTTAGATATGTCCTATAATAGTTTTTTTGGAGTGATTCCAGAGTGCCTGAAAAATATCAGCTCGTCTCTAGTGTCTCTCATGGTCCACTCCAACATGATTCAAGGACCATTTCCTACGACAATTTGTAACATGCGCAGTTTATTGTATTTGGATATGTCTAATAATAGCTTTCATGGAGAGATTCCACAGTGCTTTGGAAATGTCATCTCCTCACTTGCACTGATAGATCTAGGGGCAAACGAATTCCATGGCACCATTCCGAAACTTAATGGGTCTTGTGAATTTTTAGATGTGCTTaaattaaacaaaaataaattaGAAGGAGAGGTGCCAAGTTTCTTGTGCAACTGTCGATCCTTGAAAATACTTCACCTAGAACACAACCAGTTAAATGGCAAATTCCCTCATTGGTTAGGAGATCTTCAACAGTTGCAGGTTCTTATCCTCAGATCAAACAAGTTACATGGTACCATTGAAGCCTCTTCTACATCTGATTTCGTATTTCCTAGTTTGCGTATTTTCGACATATCTAATAATAGATTTGTAGGTCGTATTCCtggaaaatattttgaaaattttaatgCCATCAAGGACATGGAGAAGGACCCAAAAACGAAATTTGTGAATATTAGTGGCTTACATTATTACTCTATTATTCCTTTGAAAGGTTCACAATTCTCATATACAAGCTTTTACATGACATTATTACTTCTTAGTATTGATCTATCCAGTAACAGATTTGAAGGAGAGATTCCCAACATCATTTGTAACCTTAAATCGTTGATGGTGCTCAACTTATCCAATAATAACCTCAGTGGTCAAATACCATATGCTCTAGGAAATCTGGTCGCTATGGAAGCATTAGACCTATCCAGGAACCAACTCGAAGGAGAAATCCCTCAAAGCGTTAAGAACTTGAACTTTCTATCATCCTTCAACCTCTCACAAAACCATCTTGTGGGGCGTATTCCAGTAGGAACCCAACTTCAGTCATTTGCAGAAGACGCGTTTTATGGCAATCCAGGACTCTGTGGGGCTCCATTAACCATACAATGTATTGAAGCCAAGAAAGAAGAGTGGATTTACATGGAACCCGTGATGCTGGGACTAGGATGTGGAACTCTACTTGGAGTGGTGTGGGGATATCGCATGTTGTCAACCGGAAGACCAAAATGGTTTAGTGCAATTGCTGATGTGGGAGGGCATACAAGACGAAAGAAGAGAAAACAAGTACATATCAGGAAAAGAAATTAG
- the LOC110929162 gene encoding receptor-like protein 43 isoform X2 — MGNLKLVYSFFLFFIGFSFSSSMNSNHKCPDEQRDALLLLKQNISSVKRLYVQDNSLYVCKDLNDRIRINWKKSIDCCDWIGITCNNFTGDVISLNLKCGMLQGVLEMDTLLSNLPKLEAVDISYSGLSIVTKNDAHYVNPDLYELSLAACNLTMIPDFLRDMKNLRVLDLSGNYISGHIPTWAGEIGGNNLIYLDLSDNFITGLSEFRSDGLQYLYLHLNLINGPLPPWICNKKHLKYLDISQNGITEMDAQCLQNISSSLVSLNVYGNMIQGPFPTTICSMGNLMYLDMSYNSFFGVIPECLKNISSSLVSLMVHSNMIQGPFPTTICNMRSLLYLDMSNNSFHGEIPQCFGNVISSLALIDLGANEFHGTIPKLNGSCEFLDVLKLNKNKLEGEVPSFLCNCRSLKILHLEHNQLNGKFPHWLGDLQQLQVLILRSNKLHGRIPGKYFENFNAIKDMEKDPKTKFVNISGLHYYSIIPLKGSQFSYTSFYMTLLLLSIDLSSNRFEGEIPNIICNLKSLMVLNLSNNNLSGQIPYALGNLVAMEALDLSRNQLEGEIPQSVKNLNFLSSFNLSQNHLVGRIPVGTQLQSFAEDAFYGNPGLCGAPLTIQCIEAKKEEWIYMEPVMLGLGCGTLLGVVWGYRMLSTGRPKWFSAIADVGGHTRRKKRKQVHIRKRN, encoded by the exons ATGGGTAATTTAAAGTTGGTCtactctttttttctttttttcatcggtttttctttttcatcttctATGAATAGCAATCATAAATGCCCTGATGAACAGAGGGATGCCTTACTTCTCCTTAAACAAAACATTTCATCCGTTAAACGATTATACGTGCAAGACAACTCACTTTACGTTTGTAAAGATTTGAATGATCGGATTAGGATAAACTGGAAAAAGAGTATAGATTGTTGCGATTGGATTGGGATCACTTGCAATAACTTCACCGGAGACGTTATCAGTCTTAACCTTAAATGTGGCATGCTACAAG GTGTATTGGAAATGGATACATTGTTATCTAACCTTCCAAAGCTTGAAGCAGTTGATATCTCTTATAGCGGCTTATCTATTGTGACAAAAAATGATGCTCATTATGTGAACCCAGATCTTTATGAGTTAAGCTTGGCTGCTTGCAATCTGACCATGATTCCAGATTTCTTACGAGACATGAAAAATCTTCGAGTTTTAGATCTATCTGGGAACTATATATCGGGTCACATTCCTACTTGGGCTGGGGAGATTGGAGGAAATAACTTGATTTATTTGGACCTCTCAGATAACTTCATAACAGGCCTCTCAGAATTCAGGTCAGATGGATTGCAATATTTGTATCTGCATCTCAACCTAATTAACGGACCACTTCCCCCTTGGATATGCAACAAGAAGCACCTTAAGTATTTGGATATATCACAGAATGGCATTACCGAAATGGATGCACAATGCTTGCAAAATATAAGCTCCTCTTTAGTGTCTCTGAATGTCTATggaaacatgattcaaggaccaTTTCCTACGACAATTTGCAGCATGGGCAATTTAATGTATTTAGATATGTCCTATAATAGTTTTTTTGGAGTGATTCCAGAGTGCCTGAAAAATATCAGCTCGTCTCTAGTGTCTCTCATGGTCCACTCCAACATGATTCAAGGACCATTTCCTACGACAATTTGTAACATGCGCAGTTTATTGTATTTGGATATGTCTAATAATAGCTTTCATGGAGAGATTCCACAGTGCTTTGGAAATGTCATCTCCTCACTTGCACTGATAGATCTAGGGGCAAACGAATTCCATGGCACCATTCCGAAACTTAATGGGTCTTGTGAATTTTTAGATGTGCTTaaattaaacaaaaataaattaGAAGGAGAGGTGCCAAGTTTCTTGTGCAACTGTCGATCCTTGAAAATACTTCACCTAGAACACAACCAGTTAAATGGCAAATTCCCTCATTGGTTAGGAGATCTTCAACAGTTGCAGGTTCTTATCCTCAGATCAAACAAGTTACATG GTCGTATTCCtggaaaatattttgaaaattttaatgCCATCAAGGACATGGAGAAGGACCCAAAAACGAAATTTGTGAATATTAGTGGCTTACATTATTACTCTATTATTCCTTTGAAAGGTTCACAATTCTCATATACAAGCTTTTACATGACATTATTACTTCTTAGTATTGATCTATCCAGTAACAGATTTGAAGGAGAGATTCCCAACATCATTTGTAACCTTAAATCGTTGATGGTGCTCAACTTATCCAATAATAACCTCAGTGGTCAAATACCATATGCTCTAGGAAATCTGGTCGCTATGGAAGCATTAGACCTATCCAGGAACCAACTCGAAGGAGAAATCCCTCAAAGCGTTAAGAACTTGAACTTTCTATCATCCTTCAACCTCTCACAAAACCATCTTGTGGGGCGTATTCCAGTAGGAACCCAACTTCAGTCATTTGCAGAAGACGCGTTTTATGGCAATCCAGGACTCTGTGGGGCTCCATTAACCATACAATGTATTGAAGCCAAGAAAGAAGAGTGGATTTACATGGAACCCGTGATGCTGGGACTAGGATGTGGAACTCTACTTGGAGTGGTGTGGGGATATCGCATGTTGTCAACCGGAAGACCAAAATGGTTTAGTGCAATTGCTGATGTGGGAGGGCATACAAGACGAAAGAAGAGAAAACAAGTACATATCAGGAAAAGAAATTAG